A region from the Amycolatopsis camponoti genome encodes:
- a CDS encoding YbaB/EbfC family nucleoid-associated protein, with amino-acid sequence MVQPGGGFDISQLMQQAQQMQQKLVEAQEELANTEVTGTAGGGLVTATVSGDSQLKSLQIDPKVVDPDDVETLSDLIVAAVRDASASAQKLTEQKLGPLAGGLGGGGGMPDLGALGFGG; translated from the coding sequence ATGGTGCAACCCGGCGGCGGCTTCGACATTTCCCAGCTGATGCAGCAGGCCCAGCAGATGCAGCAGAAGCTCGTCGAGGCCCAGGAGGAGCTCGCCAACACCGAGGTCACCGGTACGGCCGGTGGCGGGCTGGTCACCGCGACCGTCTCCGGTGACAGCCAGCTCAAGAGCCTGCAGATCGACCCGAAGGTCGTCGACCCGGACGACGTCGAGACGCTGTCCGACCTGATCGTGGCGGCGGTCCGCGACGCGTCGGCGAGCGCCCAGAAGCTCACCGAGCAGAAGCTCGGCCCGCTGGCCGGCGGTCTCGGCGGCGGTGGCGGCATGCCGGACCTCGGCGCCCTCGGCTTCGGCGGCTGA